The following is a genomic window from Crocinitomicaceae bacterium.
AAAAAATATAAACCTGAATTGGTGATTGATGCCGCAACGCTTACTGGTGCGGCTGCTGCTGCAATCGGACCATTTGCTTCTATTGTGATGGGTAATGCTTCGCAAAAAGAATTTGATGCTCTGAGTAAAGCTGGTTTTGCAACGCATGACAGGGTAGTGCAATTTCCATTTTGGAGTGAATACAAAGATGAAATGAAATCAACCATCGCAGATATGAAAAATGTTGGTGGCGCGTATGGAGGTATGATAACTGCCGGAAAATTTCTGGAACATTTTACTGATTATCCTTATATCCATATTGATATCGCAGGGCCAGCTTTTACAACTAGTCGTGATTCATACAGAGGGCTGGGCGGAACAGGTTGTGGTGTCAGATTGTTAGTTGAATATCTTTCAGGTAAAGCAAATGGAAAATAAATTGATACGTGTTGGTATTACTGTTGGTGATATCAATGGGGTTGGCATTGAAGTAATCATGAAAACTCTCAATGATCACATGGTATATGCTAATTCAATTCCGATTATTTACGGAAGCTCAAAAACTTTTTCCTTTCATAAAAAAGCCTTGGGTCAAAATGAATTTAATTACCTCGTGATTAAAAACGCGGCGGAAGCAAAACCCAAAAAAGTGAATTTGATAAATTGTTGGGATGAGGAAATAAATATTGTGTTGGGTGAAAAAAATTCCAGCGGCGGAAAATATGCTATTAAATCTCTCTCCATGGCACTGGATGATTTAAAAGCAGGCAGAATTGATACACTGGTTACTGCGCCCATTAATAAAGATTGTGTGCGTGAGGCTGGTTTTGAATTCCCGGGACATACAGAATATTTGGCGCATGAATTTGGATCTAAAGATATGTTGATGCTCATGGTGGCGGGTGATTTGAGAGTTGGTGTTGTTACCGGTCACGTGCCTTTGAAAGATGTAGCGTCATCAATTACGAAAGAGAAAATTGAATCTAAATTAAATCTATTATTAGCTTCACTCAAAAAAGATTTTGTAATCACCAAACCGCGCATTGCTGTACTGGGGCTGAATCCTCATGCCGGTGATAGAGGTACTTTGGGAACTGAAGAAATTGATACGATTATTCCGGTAATACAAAAATTCCGTGATGAAGGTGAAATGGTTTTTGGACCCTATTCTGCTGATGGGTTTTTTGGCTCATCCAATCTTAAAAACTTTGATGCAATTTTAGCTATGTATCATGATCAGGGATTAACCGGCTTTAAATCTATATCATTTGATGAAGGAGTCAATTTTACAGCTGGCTTATCAATTGTACGAACAAGTCCTGACCATGGAACAGCGTATGACATTGCC
Proteins encoded in this region:
- the pdxA gene encoding 4-hydroxythreonine-4-phosphate dehydrogenase PdxA, translating into MENKLIRVGITVGDINGVGIEVIMKTLNDHMVYANSIPIIYGSSKTFSFHKKALGQNEFNYLVIKNAAEAKPKKVNLINCWDEEINIVLGEKNSSGGKYAIKSLSMALDDLKAGRIDTLVTAPINKDCVREAGFEFPGHTEYLAHEFGSKDMLMLMVAGDLRVGVVTGHVPLKDVASSITKEKIESKLNLLLASLKKDFVITKPRIAVLGLNPHAGDRGTLGTEEIDTIIPVIQKFRDEGEMVFGPYSADGFFGSSNLKNFDAILAMYHDQGLTGFKSISFDEGVNFTAGLSIVRTSPDHGTAYDIAGKDKASPTSFRNAYYLALDIFENRQNFKLLQDNALQKQAPVK